Proteins from a single region of Palaemon carinicauda isolate YSFRI2023 chromosome 1, ASM3689809v2, whole genome shotgun sequence:
- the LOC137639536 gene encoding uncharacterized protein produces the protein MFTASSVITHLTALTNRTSPARHPAPSRRPPPARHPSPARCPPPARHPTPARCPLPARHPSPARCPPPARHPSPARCPPPARHPTPARCPPPARHPSPARRPPPARHPSPNRCPS, from the coding sequence atgtttacTGCTTCCTCTGTcatcacacaccttacagctctaacaaatcGTACTTCCCCCGCCCGTCATCCCGCCCCTTCCAGACGTCCTCCCCCAGCCCGTCACCCCTCTCCCGCCCGTTGTCCTCCCCCAGCCCGTCACCCCACTCCCGCCCGTTGTCCTCTCCCGGCCCGTCACCCCTCTCCCGCTCGTTGTCCTCCCCCAGCCCGTCACCCCTCTCCCGCCCGTTGTCCTCCCCCAGCCCGTCACCCCACTCCCGCCCGTTGTCCTCCCCCAGCCCGTCACCCCTCTCCCGCCCGTCGTCCTCCCCCAGCCCGTCACCCCTCTCCCAACCGTTGTCCCTCCTGA